Below is a genomic region from Triticum dicoccoides isolate Atlit2015 ecotype Zavitan chromosome 5A, WEW_v2.0, whole genome shotgun sequence.
TGCAAAAATatatgaaaacaaatatggtagcactcagttccgtccgttttcgctccgttttcatccctagATCGCGTCACCAAGAGAGGCTTGCTGCTCGTAATCATTTCAGAGCGATGCGTGATAGTCAGCGAGCGGGCGGAAGCAAGCCTACCCCCCTATTCAGGCTTGCAATGGATAACCTAAGGGATGCGGAGCTTGTAGAGGAGTGTATCAGAGATTGTGATACTCCAGAATATCTTACTTGTCCATTGTTGGGCGAGCTTATGATTGACCCGGTGACAATTGCCACGGGGAAGGTAATTCTCTTAGTGTGTGCTCAAAGTTTTAGCTGCACGTAATTGTTTTTTAGTAGTGAGAACTAATGATGGGTATGTTTTAATTTGTTTTAGACATTTGACCGACAGTACCTCAAGGATTGGTTTGAGAAGAACGGGCATATCTGTCCTGTGACCGGCCAGCCTGTTTCAGGTGCCATTGTCCGAAACGAGCGTATCCGAGGGTATTTGTACGAGTGGGAAGAATCCAAGATGGAGCGAATCACCAAGGTCTCAAAAGAACATGAAGTGAACTCACGTAGTAGTAGGAATGACAGTATAGTTCGTCATATTTCACTGCCTGTATATATATATGTCTTGTGTGCTTCCCGAATTACACTGCTGCTACTTTTTATCTTTTACTGGAAATATAAACAGATCATTACAGTCTCTTGTGCCTAATTTCACAATCTTTAGTGGGTAAGATGATAGCTAATAGCCTAGTATATGCCATGCGAATTTGTTGACTGTACGAAGATGTTGATCAGCGAAGCGATTGGTGCCTCGGCGTGTGCAAACGAGTAGTTGAacgcgccggagacgacggcgTCTGCTCGGTCGTCGAGCTCCTTCTCCAGGCGGCGCCACAGCCGCGCCACGGTGGCCTTGCGCGTCTCGTTGTCCTCCAGGTCGGGGTCGTAGTGCGCCCACATGATCCCGTCGAACTCCTCGAAGCGACGGTCCACGTCGCTGGCTCTGGCGTACAGGTCCCTAAACTCCCTCAGGGCGACGGACTGGTGCTCCTCCTTGGACCCGTCGACGTCTGCCTCTGCGGtgcagtcgtcgtcgtcgtcggactCCGACTCTCTGGCAGCCAGACTGGCCGGCACACTGCGCCGCAGCCTGTCGCTCTCGCCGCCGTTGTCGCTGAGGAGGGAGCTGTAGATGTAGATGTCCTTCTTCATGTCCAGCTTGAGCttctggatgtggtgcgccacgatGAGCCGCATCCACAGGTCGTACTGCAAGCTGCGGATCAAGAGCTCCTCCTCCTCCAGGTCCAGGGAGACGTTTGCCGGCGACGACTGTAGCTCTTGGGTGCCGTCGCTCTTCATGTCGTTGGCTGGTGATGTGATTGCGAGAGCTGTCGCCTTGACGACTTCCCCACTTTCCACGGCTGCCATGATCGCTTCTTCTGGCTCTGTCGATCAATCAACACGATTGAAAACGGACAGGGATCAACTCCACCCTACATATATACTCCGTGGTTCCAACGAGGCAAGGGCCAGGCCGACTCGGCCGGCTGATCGTAAGTGGTTGAGTCGGTGTCGGACACGTACGGCACTGCGACTCGTGAACGGGAATATCGTCCTTGTCTTTTTTTTGTCAGCAATTTGGTTCCTCCTTCTCACGGATTCACAGTTGATTGACGTTTGCATCTTTTAATGGGAGGAGTATTTCCTTTTGCCCTAGAGGTTGTAATAATGACATCTCCAATTGCATACTTTAAATCGAACCCACTAAATTTTCACGGACGTGTCTAGACACGAATACGGGAGCCAGCCATCCAACTTTGTGCACCAATGGTCCCGTCCTAATTTTCCATTTTTGTCCGGAGCATTCAAAAGAATTACAGAAAAAGCATAATTCAGCCATAAATAGCATCAAACACTCTAGTGCAACAATAGTTTGAATATAAATACTACATTCAAAATAACCGGATGTTCAACAAGTTGTAGGGCACTAAGTGTCGTTCATCCGCACACTGTGGTCCttgagcttcatccaacaatgcatcAACATGAATGGCATGCCCTCTATTATTTGATACAGCGCAACCGTGCATTCGGGCTATACAATAAGGTTATCATCAACATGAATGGCCCGCCCTCTGTTGTTTGATACAGCGTGACCGCGCATCCGGGCTATACAATAAGGTGATCGTCAACATGAATGGTCTGCCCTCCGTTGAGTGAATCAACAAATTGACCAACATGTAGAGCTGGAAAATAAAACTTGCGATCTCCATGATTGACGCGTCGGTGGCCACCTTCTTTCCACCCATGCGATCGCACCGCAGTACTTCATGATGAAATTTGAGATGGTGTACTGCAGATGGGCTAGCAACTTCACATTGTGTTCATGGATCATGTGCAAGTTGTAGGGCGCAAAATGCTTTTGGTCTTGAGCCAAGAATACATATATTGCCAAAACTTCGTGCCTTGCTTCATGCCTACAGAGTACGCACTTCTGGCCAACCAGGCATCGTACAACAACTCATTCTCCATCATCGAGTATGCGGCCATCGTGCTTGCTTCAAAGTAAACAACGGTAAATTCTCATTGGCATTTGGCCAAATAATTGCCGGGTGTGGTGTCTGGCACAGACATCGTCGGAAGGGGGCGGAGAATACCTGGCCGCGAGGGATCTAGGGTGACTGTGGTGTACTCCAAGACGGGCATCCGGGAAGGCTAGGTGGTGGATGTCTGGCAAGGCCTACTCAGTGGTCGGAGTGGTAGAGTGGTGGCGTCGAATCAGGAGAATGCAAATACGGAGCAAGGGGGCATGGGGAAAAAGTGCTCCAAAAGAGGGTATTTGTGTGTATATTATGTCGATGCCATGCGTAATACCGACACTGGCCAATTTTCGTCTGCCTAGTGCAACAACCATCAGGTAAGGACATGTATGCGTGTTGTTGGCAGGCTACACACGATTGAGAAATCAAATAGTAGTTATAGGCAGTTCGCAGCATGGAGTCGTTGCGCCAGAGGTCTACGACAGACAACGATACCAAAAAAAAAACATCTTTGATCTCCCCGCCCCCCACCCCAGCAGGGCAAGCAAAGCAGTAATCGGACATTTCCTGGCAATAACTGAGCGATGATTTTTATAGATGTATCTTTGTCATCTAAGTTGCGGTGTACAATCAGAATTATATTCATGCTAGCTTGTGCATCCCTTCCAACATTCTTTTTGAGGGGCATTCCTACAAACATAATGCTGTAAACTTAACAAAAAAAAGTTGTTCGAtccaaaaaaattataaaaaatatcaGATATGCCGAGGACAGACAGTCACACATACATGTGAATTTTGGTGTACATTTTGTAATAATCCACGAGCCAGTTTTAATCACAAACTAAGTTCTTGTACAATCACCTCCAACTTAAGTCACGTAACTTGGCTTAAAACAGTGTATGAGTTATTGTACGCACATACGCTTATAGAGAAAAGTATGCTCATGTTTCTACTTGTCTTGTAAACTACGCACATACGTTCTTTTTTAGCCTAGAGGTATGATTTTTTGTAAAGTTCAGTTATTGGGTTCATATAGGCAGTCCCCATTTGGAGCATAGGTCACCACCGAGCGACCTAGCATGCAATCCCTCCAACTCCCGATCCAGTTTTTGGGCCAGCCTCTTTCTTTTTCTTGAACATTTTCGTTTCctttttggtttttattttttattttcgttttcattcctctttttttatttctttatttatttttgcaaaGCATCTATCAAATTTGtgaatgttttttttttgaaattgtcaCCATTTTCTGAAAtcctgaactttttttgaattcggGAATATT
It encodes:
- the LOC119300361 gene encoding uncharacterized protein LOC119300361 yields the protein MFLHVVGHNQRFRVIHNTFRRSMGTISRYFKQVLFAIGELRGEMIRRPSGQTPPKIHGSPRWYPYFEGVPYPSRVEFCGDSYSSRRREWTDVRIVRRLQGSRHQERLAARNHFRAMRDSQRAGGSKPTPLFRLAMDNLRDAELVEECIRDCDTPEYLTCPLLGELMIDPVTIATGKTFDRQYLKDWFEKNGHICPVTGQPVSGAIVRNERIRGYLYEWEESKMERITKIITVSCA